A single Fusarium oxysporum Fo47 chromosome IV, complete sequence DNA region contains:
- a CDS encoding ubiquitin-conjugating enzyme/RWD-like protein yields the protein MPPFNNMSALPSLRKQQLLSEFSGLKQACPGGIFVSLTPGDATLWSGVLFVRKGPYCPAILRFQISFPDSYPQLPPLVVFSTDMFHPLITPLTTYMYTTDIQESGTVSASDQERLPPGGFSLRHGFPDWFGRGRRSVVEAKQAPVTSPGSTSNSTTSAAPSSGTPSYIRTGKKSVSAYEVLHYIRSAFDTEEVLDSVPLAAAGNPGAWNAWRTYRKATGKLVEDTTAEEEQKEQEQSEHRPESVKSGSSTATPRRPGEWNWDGVWEDRVKKNVSASLSEPVLYGDTKNSDDLIKFLAMEDTDIDSVKENLRRTLGQAT from the exons ATGCCGCCCTTCAATAATATGAGCGCATTGCCATCGCTGCGCAAACAACAGCTCCTTTCAGAATT CTCTGGACTCAAGCAAGCATGCCCTGGGGGCATATTTGTTAGTCTCACCCCAGGCGATGCCACGCTCTGGTCTGGTGTTCTCTTCGTTCGCAAAG GCCCCTATTGCCCTGCTATACTCAGATTTCAAATATCATTCCCCGACTCGTATCCCCAACTCCCACCTCTCGTCGTCTTCTCAACAGACATGTTCCATCCTCTCATCACACCCTTAACAACATACATGTACACAACCGACATCCAAGAAAGCGGCACAGTGAGTGCGTCGGATCAAGAACGGCTACCACCAGGAGGCTTCAGCTTGCGCCATGGATTCCCGGACTGGTTTGGACGAGGACGACGGAGTGTGGTGGAAGCGAAACAAGCGCCTGTAACGAGTCCTGGTTCGACTAGTAACTCGACAACATCAGCAGCTCCATCATCAGGAACGCCCTCGTATATACGCACCGGGAAAAAGAGTGTTTCGGCTTATGAAGTTCTACACTACATCCGCAGTGCCTTTGATACAGAAGAAGTTCTCGACTCGGTACCCCTCGCAGCGGCAGGAAACCCAGGAGCTTGGAACGCATGGAGAACGTACCGTAAAGCAACGGGGAAGCTGGTGGAAGATACAACTGCggaggaagagcagaagGAACAAGAGCAAAGCGAGCACAGGCCAGAGAGCGTAAAATCGGGGTCATCTACGGCTACACCAAGACGACCTGGAGAATGGAATTGGGATGGAGTCTGGGAGGATAGAGTCAAGAAGAACGTTTCTGCAAGTTTGTCAGAGCCTGTCCTCTATGGAGACACCAAGAATTCAGATGACCTG ATCAAGTTTCTTGCAATGGAGGACACTGATATCGATTCGGTGAAGGAGAACCTACGCCGGACACTTGGGCAAGCTACATAA
- a CDS encoding cytochrome P450, with amino-acid sequence MIEHYPSQALSGLTLAIATILLLAWARWRSRPTLPLPPGPPSEFLLGHSRVIPKENAAAVYAKWSKEYNSDIIHVRSLGRSTVVLNSADVARDILDKKGANFCDRPRFTLLKIKLLQTSFSNTNKPKTWETSLRRLAVAIVLQVSYGTQVLEDDDPYIQIANDAMYATGNGGVPAYIRYLPDCIVRDWSLRFARQWRWAIKKLHDVPFAAAQAEYHRDDHHRNTSLAHHLLREYKDKEFRGQEQQWSLDDIKGAAGAVFIAGADTTWATCVIFVLNMVLHPEIQEKAQQELDAVIGTDRLPDFSDRPALVYIEHIVQEIYRWSPLAPLGIPHKSLHDDIYKGMLIPKGISEVTRWGGYLISTRTVVYANAYAMAHDERVYKNPHDFNPDRYEAGEPFPVGNFGFGRRVCVGRFLADNSVWITVATMLSVLRFCKKMSSDGKPIEPRVRFTNGGTWYVDSPSVPMACFTLTHSLQ; translated from the exons ATGATAGAGCACTACCCATCTCAAGCCCTATCCGGGCTGACGCTTGCCATTGCCACTATTTTACTGCTTGCATGGGCCCGTTGGCGCTCTCGACCTACGCTGCCCCTACCACCTGGTCCGCCTTCCGAGTTTCTTCTGGGCCATTCCCGTGTCATACCCAAGGAGAATGCTGCAGCAGTATATGCGAAATGGTCGAAAGAATACA ATTCAGATATCATACATGTCAGATCCCTGGGTCGGTCTACAGTCGTGCTCAATAGCGCAGATGTGGCTAGGGATATCTTGGACAAGAAAGGCGCCAATTTTTGTGACCGACCCAGATTTACGCTACTGAAAAT AAAGCTACTTCAGACCTCGTTCAGCAACACAAAT AAGCCTAAAACTTGGGAGACGTCATTGCGCCGGTTGGCGGTTGCCATCGTTCTGCAAGTGAGCTACGGTACCCAAGTGCTCGAGGACGATGACCCCTACATCCAAATCGCCAACGATGCCATGTATGCTACTGGCAATGGCGGAGTTCCTGCCTATA TTCGCTATCTCCCCGACTGCATTGTCCGCGACTGGTCTTTGCGATTCGCCCGACAATGGCGCTGGGCTATCAAAAAGCTTCACGACGTCCCATTCGCTGCTGCACAAGCTGAATAT CACAGAGATGATCATCATAGAAACACATCTCTAGCACATCACCTCCTCCGTGAGTATAAGGACAAGGAGTTCCGTGGTCAAGAACAACAATGGTcccttgatgatatcaaagGGGCGGCAGGGGCGGTTTTTATCGCAGGAGCAGATACG ACATGGGCTACATGTGTAATCTTTGTTCTCAACATGGTTCTTCACCCGGAAATACAGGAGAAGGCACAGCAAGAGCTTGATGCGGTGATTGGGACTGATAGACTTCCCGACTTCTCAGACCGGCCCGCTTTGGTTTATATTGAACATATTGTCCAGGAGATTTATCG CTGGTCGCCACTGGCTCCTCTAG GGATCCCACACAAGTCGCTCCACGATGATATCTACAAGGGCATGCTCATTCCTAAAGGTATATCTGAG GTTACAAGGTGGGGAGGGTATCTGATAAGTACCAGGACTGTGGTCTATGCCAACGCTTATGCTATGGCTCATGATGAGCGGGTCTACAAAAACCCCCACGATTTCAACCCCGACAGATATGAAGCTGGGGAACCGTTTCCTGTTGGCAATTTTGGATTTGGGCGCCG GGTCTGTGTCGGTCGGTTTCTGGCCGACAATAGTGTCTGGATCACTGTAGCAACGATGCTGTCCGTACTTCGGTTTTGTAAGAAGATGTCTTCGGACGGGAAGCCCATTGAGCCCCGAGTCCGATTTACCAATGGAGGAACCTGGTATGTTGACTCCCCCT CTGTACCCATGGCTTGCTTCACCCTTACCCATTCTCTGCAATGA
- a CDS encoding WD40-repeat-containing domain protein, which produces MAAMLEFRTQGYNPYAVKYSPYYDSRIAVAASANFGIVGNGRVFALALTAQGVQVEKTFDTNDALYDLAWSEINENQLIVACGDGSLKLFDLGIDDFPVMNFHEHKRETFSVCWNPITKDTFLSSSWDGTVKIWSPTRNHSIKTLPIGNCTYSTSFCPSNPALISAVSSDSHLRIFDLRTPSSAKYHLTATIPVHASGPQPSPGASAPAEILTHDWNKYRDTVIATGGVDRVLRTFDIRNPNGGPLSIMQGHEYAVRRLSWSPHSSDTLISASYDMTVRLWNDGSNQQQAPVMGPTIGSQMGIMNRHTEFVTGVDWCLFGMGGWVASVGWDERVLLWDANMLMGQRIP; this is translated from the exons ATGGCTGCAATGCTAGAATTCCGAACCCAAGGGTACAATCCCTACGCCGTCAAGTATTCCCCGTACTACGACTCGCGAATTGCCGTTGCGGCATCTGCCAACTTTGGCATTGTAGGCAATGGTCGTGTATTTGCGCTCGCTCTGACGGCGCAGGGTGTACAGGTTGAGAAAAC CTTCGATACAAACGATGCGCTGTACGACTTGGCTTGGTCTGAGATTAACGAGAACCAGTTGATTGTTGCATGTGGCGATGGGTCGTTGAAACTATTCGACTTGGGAATTGACGACTTTCCGGTTATGAACTTTCACGAACATAAGCGAGAAACCTTCTCTGTCTGTTGGAACCCTATAACCAAGGATACATTCCTATCGAGTTCCTGGGACGGCACAGTCAAGATT TGGTCGCCGACGCGAAATCACTCGATAAAGACGCTGCCCATCGGAAACTGTACTTACAGTACATCGTTCTGCCCCTCCAACCCCGCCTTGATATCCGCCGTCTCCTCCGACTCCCACCTCCGAATCTTCGACCTCCGAACTCCATCTTCGGCAAAGTATCACCTCACGGCGACGATACCCGTCCACGCTTCTGGACCGCAGCCATCACCCGGAGCTTCTGCGCCTGCCGAGATTCTTACCCACGATTGGAATAAGTACCGGGACACGGTGATAGCTACAGGTGGCGTGGACAGAGTTCTACGAACTTTTGACATACGGAACCCCAACGGAGGTCCACTGTCTATCATGCAAGGCCATGAATATGCTGTGCGGCGTCTATCGTGGAGTCCCCATTCGAGCGACACTCTCATAAGTGCCAGTTACGACATGACAGTTCGATTATGGAATGACGGTTCGAATCAGCAGCAAGCTCCGGTAATGGGACCGACAATAGGAAGTCAAATGGGAATCATGAATCGTCATACGGAGTTTGTCACGGGAGTAGACTGGTGTCTTTTTGGTATGGGCGGTTGGGTGGCTTCTGTGGGCTGGGACGAGAGAGTGTTATTGTGGGATGCCAATATGCTGATGGGCCAACGAATACCATGA
- a CDS encoding permease for cytosine/purines, uracil, thiamine, allantoin-domain-containing protein, with product MAVLKDLEANHGLHLSEHSRNNTENGESASVSTAGNAKAGVVSRWYRGVLNAGVEENGVRPVPIEQRTQTQHSNLFTVFFTCLLCILPLPTGALGTAVYGLGLRDVSLIIIFFNIVTCIPPAVISIGGCKTGMRQMIQARYSFGLYLGIIPIHLNAGTVTGFTLVGSIVSGQDIAAVNETANISVNVGIGIVCTLSFCLAFLGYRAVHVWQRWQWLPNLLAIVIAVGYGGKHLMNQADHDPASVKSVVGYGSLMAGYFMTFGGTVSDFTVYHDPKSSKLKIFTYVYLGLITPSTPLLILGAAIGGALPNVESWQTAWDNYGIGGVMAEMLAPAGGFGKFVLIVLALSVVGNMVLSNYSVALCLQMLVPAFAKVPRFLFIVATLAIMIPMSIYAAAKWEESLVNFLSVIGYWAGCFDAVVIEELIVFRNMDYHSYDPAIWNQVRRLPTGLAAIGASLVSIGLVVPSMDTPWFTGSIGERIGDLGFESAFVVTGIAYYPLRTLEVRLMGHV from the exons ATGGCAGTGCTCAAGGATTTGGAAGCCAACCATGGGCTCCATTTATCCGAACACTCCAGAAACAATACTGAAAATGGAGAAAGTGCCAGTGTTTCGACTGCTGGGAACGCAAAGGCCGGTGTGGTTTCGAGGTGGTATAGGGGAGTGCTTAACgctggtgttgaggagaACGGGGTTCGGCCAGTGCCCATAGAGCAAAGAACCCAAACGCAGCACAGCAACCTTTTCACTGTGTTTTTCACATGTCTGTTGTGTATTCTACC GTTGCCAACTGGTGCTCTCGGCACGGCTGTATACGGACTAGGGTTGCGAGATGTGTCGTTGATAATCATATTTTTCAACATTGTAACATGCATTCCCCCCGCTGTTATCAGTATCGGGGGATGCAAGACTGGAATGAGACAAATGATACAGGCTCGATATTCCTTCGG GCTCTATCTTGGAATCAttcccatccatctcaacgCTGGAACGGTAACAGGGTTTACGCTCGTGGGATCGATCGTGAGCGGACAGGACATCGCAGCTGTGAATGAGACGGCCAACATAAGTGTAAACGTAGGCATCGGCATCGTTTGCACTCTCAGCTTTTGTCTCGCGTTCCTAGGATATCGAGCGGTCCACGTCTGGCAACGGTGGCAGTGGTTACCGAACTTGCTTGCCATTGTCATTGCCGTCGGCTATGGTGGGAAGCATCTGATGAACCAGGCTGACCATGACCCGGCATCTGTGAAAAGTGTCGTAGGATATGGAAGTCTCATGGCAGGATATTTCATGACATTTGGCGGGACTGTCTCCGATTTCACCGTCTATCACGACCCCAAATCATCCAA GCTCAAGATCTTTACGTACGTGTATCTTGGCTTGATCACCCCATCGACGCCTCTGCTCATTCTTGGGGCTGCCATCGGTGGTGCTCTCCCCAATGTCGAATCATGGCAAACGGCTTGGGATAATTACGGAATCGGCGGCGTCATGGCTGAAATGCTCGCGCCAGCAGGAGGTTTTGGCAAGTTCGTTCTTATCGTCCTCGCTTTGAGTGTTGTTGGTAACATGGTGCTGTCCAATTATTCAGTCGCCTTATGTTTGCAGATGCTTGTTCCTGCCTTTGCCAAGGTGCCACGCTTCTTGTTCATCGTCGCAACGCTGGCTATCATGATCCCAATGTCGATCTATGCGGCTGCTAAATGGGAGGAGTCCCTTGTTAACTTTCTGTCTGTGATTGGCTATTGGGCGGGATGCTTTGATGCCGTTGTCATCGAAGAACTCATAGTCTTTCGAAACATGGACTACCATTCTTATGACCCCGCGATATGGAATCAAGTACGACGGCTTCCAACTGGACTTGCGGCCATCGGAGCATCTTTGGTCAGTATTGGGTTGGTGGTCCCGTCAATGGACACGCCGTGGTTCACTGGGTCCATTGGGGAGCGAATTGGTGACCTGGGCTTTGAATCAGCTTTCGTGGTCACTGGGATTGCCTACTACCCGCTTCGGACCTTGGAAGTCAGGTTGATGGGTCATGTTTGA
- a CDS encoding P-loop containing nucleoside triphosphate hydrolase protein: protein MFRSSLRRCATQARSAATAALLTQTRTALPAVRRQVLTSQSSIAAISRIASITRAYSTEAVAEQNESAPSVEAEPQVRFADLQGIHPNLLKPIINDMKYDTMTPVQAKTIQPALKGTDIVAQAKTGTGKTIAFLLPLLQRMIEEDSTLADRTARRQARSDDIRGIILSPTRELAEQIAVEARRLVAHTGLVVQCAVGGTDKRSMLQQTRRQGCHLLVATPGRLNDLLQDPGSGIDAPNLAALVLDEADRMLDVGFERELNEIIKCLPRPEEKVRQTMLVSATIPDSVIRLARNMVRANDFEFVQTIPENESLTHDKVPQHIVPVSGWAQVFPSLFELLEREAAKIRETPGAMPLKAIVYFNTTALVELAGELFYQQRQNARNDGSPYFSSFVMQSKLSQVQRQRAADRFREARTGVLLSSDVTARGMDFPNVTHVIQIDTPRERESYIHRLGRTGRQNKEGQGWLIIPNSSVRNARKMLQGLPIQQNSSLTSAETDVAGGETTPHHESTKALFGTVPRSLLATAYMSMFGMANDKVSMAEEVNEWTRLGWGWEKPPSVSHSWAQKLGLANIRGMQLSEPGQRFGDRSGGRSDDRSDGFSRRESSDPFDSMASNVRRDDFGRGRSGGFGRGGSSGGRSGGFGGSRSGGYGGNRSGGYGGGRGDRSSGGGRSGGYGGRSSF, encoded by the exons ATGTTTCGATCTAGCCTTAGGCGCTGTGCCACTCAGGCCAGGTCCGCCGCCACAGCTGCCCTCCTCACACAGACTCGAACTGCTTTGCCTGCCGTTCGCCGTCAAGTTTTGACAAGCCAGTCTTCTATCGCTGCCATCAGCCGAATTGCTTCCATCACACGCGCTTACAGCACcgaggctgttgctgagcaGAATGAGTCTGCTCCTTCAGTTGAAGCTGAGCCTCAAGTACGCTTCGCCGATCTCCAGGGCATTCACCCCAACCTCCTCAAGcccatcatcaacgacatgAAATACGATACCATGACACCTGTTCAGGCCAAGACCATCCAGCCTGCCCTCAAGGGTACTGACAT CGTTgctcaagccaagactggTACTGGAAAGACTATTGcattccttcttcctctcctgcAAAGAATGATTGAGGAAGACAGCACACTCGCCGACAGGACCGCCAGACGTCAAGCCCGATCTGATGATATCCGTGGAATTATTCTTTCTCCCACACGAGAGCTGGCCGAGCAAATCGCTGTTGAGGCTCGCCGATTGGTTGCACACACCGGTCTCGTCGTCCAGTGTGCTGTTGGTGGCACTGACAAGCGCAGCATGCTTCAACAGACTCGACGACAGGgctgccatcttcttgtcgcTACTCCTGGTCGTCTGAACGATCTTCTCCAGGACCCCGGCAGCGGCATTGATGCCCCCAACCTGGCTGCTCTGGTCTTGGATGAGGCCGACCGAATGCTCGATGTCGGCTTCGAGAGAGAGCTCAACGAAATCATCAAGTGCCTTCCCCGACCTGAAGAGAAGGTTCGCCAGACCATGCTCGTTTCTGCCACAATTCCCGACAGTGTCATCCGTCTGGCCCGCAACATGGTCAGAGCCAACGACTTCGAGTTTGTCCAAACCATCCCCGAGAACGAGTCTCTTACCCACGACAAGGTTCCTCAACATATCGTTCCCGTCTCCGGTTGGGCTCAGGTCTTCCCCTCACTTTTTGAGCTTCTGGAGCGTGAAGCCGCAAAGATTAGGGAAACCCCCGGTGCCATGCCCTTGAAGGCTATTGTCTACTTCAATACCACTGCTTTGGTTGAGTTGGCTGGCGAGCTGTTTTACCAGCAACGCCAGAATGCCAGGAACGACGGCAGCCCTtatttctcttcctttgtCATGCAGTCAAAGCTGAGTCAAGTACAACGCCAAAGAGCTGCCGATAGATTCCGCGAGGCCAGAACCGGTgtccttctttcttctgaTGTCACAGCCAGAGGAATGGATTTCCCTAACGTGACACACGTTATCCAGATCGATACTCCCCGGGAACGTGAGTCTTACATTCACCGCCTTGGACGAACTGGTCGACAGAACAAGGAGGGCCAAGGCTGGTTGATCATTCCCAACTCTTCCGTCCGTAACGCTCGAAAGATGCTTCAAGGTCTCCCCATTCAGCAGAACAGCTCTCTCACCAGCGCTGAGACCGACGTGGCAGGAGGCGAGACTACTCCTCACCACGAGAGCACCAAGGCTCTTTTTGGCACTGTGCCTCGTTCACTTCTCGCTACAGCCTATATGTCCATGTTCGGCATGGCCAATGACAAGGTGTCGATGGCCGAAGAGGTTAACGAATGGACACGTCTTGGCTGGGGATGGGAAAAGCCCCCATCTGTTTCCCATTCGTGGGCTCAGAAGTTGGGATTAGCCAATATCCGAGGCATGCAACTTTCGGAACCCGGCCAGCGATTTGGTGATCGATCTGGTGGACGCTCTGATGATCGATCCGATGGATTTTCACGCCGAGAAAGCAGCGATCCCTTTGATTCTATGGCAAGCAATGTCCGCCGGGATGACTTCGGACGTGGTAGATCTGGAGGTTTTGGCCGCGGAGGCTCAAGCGGTGGTCGCTCAGGAGGCTTTGGCGGCAGCCGCTCAGGCGGCTATGGTGGCAACCGTTCAGGAGGCTACGGTGGTGGCCGCGGTGACCGAAGCTCTGGTGGTGGCCGCTCAGGAGGCTACGGCGGACGCTCTTCATTCTAA
- a CDS encoding Ribokinase-like protein: MASHARTPHITILGSLNMDLVSYVPHHPLPGETLTSNNFNTSPGGKGANQAVACGKLSRDSDLSNPSAVVSMVGAVGADPYGTLLLDSLRSFGVAVDSVAIRQDQKSGLAIIIVDEPSGQNRIILSPEANHSLRPAEFETLPGPRPDLLIMQLEIPFDTVMQALKAAKKDGVPVLLNPAPAQPLPMDAYDGLAHLVVNETEAAILADCAESELDDLQGLDRIGRVFIDRGVHNVIITLGGRGVYFVNKQGQSALLPATKTTVVDTTAAGDTFVGSYALAVVAAKDGQFNIEAAVAAANRAAALTVARKGAQISIPWKDEL; this comes from the coding sequence ATGGCTTCTCACGCTAGAACTCCACACATCACCATCCTGGGCTCTCTCAACATGGATCTCGTTTCCTATGTCCCACATCATCCCCTTCCTGGTGAAACCCTCACCTCAAACAATTTCAACACTTCGCCAGGCGGTAAGGGCGCTAATCAAGCTGTTGCTTGTGGCAAGCTCTCTCGAGACTCGGACCTGTCCAATCCTTCGGCTGTCGTCTCTATGGTGGGTGCTGTTGGCGCCGATCCTTATGGCACCCTCCTGCTTGACAGCCTTCGCTCCTTTGGCGTTGCTGTCGATTCTGTAGCCATCCGCCAAGACCAGAAGTCTGGCCTAGCTATCATCATTGTGGATGAGCCCTCTGGCCAGAACCGTATTATCTTGTCTCCTGAAGCCAATCACTCTCTTCGGCCTGCTGAGTTTGAGACCCTCCCTGGCCCCCGTCCTGACCTTCTGATCATGCAGCTCGAAATACCTTTCGATACTGTCATGCAAGCTTTGAAAGCTGCCAAAAAGGATGGTGTTCCTGTCCTTCTCAACCCAGCACCGGCTCAGCCCTTGCCTATGGATGCCTACGATGGGCTGGCCCATCTCGTTGTTAATGAGACCGAGGCCGCCATTCTTGCAGATTGTGCTGAGTCTGAGCTTGATGACCTTCAAGGCTTGGACCGCATTGGCCGTGTCTTCATTGATCGCGGAGTCCACAATGTCATCATCACCCTTGGAGGCCGTGGTGTCTATTTCGTCAATAAACAAGGCCAGAGCGCATTGCTTCCGGCGACTAAGACGACCGTAGTGGACACCACAGCCGCGGGTGATACCTTTGTTGGTTCTTACGCCCTGGCCGTTGTAGCCGCCAAAGATGGCCAATTTAATATTGAAGCAGCTGTCGCGGCAGCTAATCGAGCAGCTGCCTTGACTGTTGCGCGAAAGGGTGCTCAGATTTCTATCCCCTGGAAAGACGAACTTTAG
- a CDS encoding dihydrofolate reductase-like domain-containing protein, whose protein sequence is MSELTFPASSAAMLESRLPPSTTASGTSRPFVTLTFATSLDSSLSLAPGVRTRLSGPDSKAMTHYLRSRHDAILIGVSTLLADSPALNCRITGAASQPRPIVIDPHLRWAPSSSDKVLEVSRLGNGLAPFVLTGVSSQNLPAENVALLEQHGGKYIHVPTTLGPNKRMRFDWHDVFRALHHAGLSSVMVEGGGQIINSLLDPQYHELVDSVIITIAPTWLGQGGVVVSPDRLQDPAGVPIPAARLSNVSWHPFGEDVVLCGRLHA, encoded by the coding sequence ATGTCGGAGCTCACCTTCCCCGCATCCTCAGCAGCTATGCTAGAGTCTAGACTTCCGCCTTCAACAACAGCGTCTGGAACGTCACGGCCGTTTGTGACACTCACATTTGCAACTTCACTTGATTCATCGCTTTCTCTGGCACCTGGCGTCCGCACTCGACTCTCCGGGCCCGACTCCAAAGCAATGACTCACTATCTTCGTTCACGACATGATGCTATTCTCATCGGCGTTTCTACACTCTTGGCCGATTCGCCTGCCCTAAATTGTCGTATCACTGGTGCTGCAAGCCAGCCTCGGCCCATTGTCATTGATCCTCATCTCCGATGGGCTCCTAGCAGCTCCGACAAAGTTCTAGAGGTTTCTCGCCTTGGTAATGGTTTAGCTCCCTTTGTCCTGACTGGTGTGTCTAGCCAGAACTTGCCTGCTGAGAACGTTGCACTACTCGAACAGCATGGCGGGAAGTATATCCATGTTCCGACTACACTAGGGCCCAATAAACGCATGCGCTTTGACTGGCATGATGTATTCAGAGCCTTGCATCACGCAGGCCTCTCCAGCGTCATGGTCGAGGGCGGCGGCCAAATTATCAACTCCTTGCTTGATCCTCAATATCACGAACTAGTTGACTCcgttattattactattgCACCTACTTGGCTTGGCCAAGGAGGCGTTGTCGTGTCGCCAGATCGCCTTCAGGATCCAGCAGGTGTTCCAATTCCTGCTGCGCGGCTATCGAATGTCTCATGGCATCCTTTTGGTGAAGAcgttgtcttgtgtggcaGGCTGCACGCTTAG